A part of Eremothecium sinecaudum strain ATCC 58844 chromosome VII, complete sequence genomic DNA contains:
- the HXK2 gene encoding hexokinase 2 (Syntenic homolog of Ashbya gossypii AFR279C; Syntenic homolog of Saccharomyces cerevisiae YGL253W (HXK2) and YFR053C (HXK1)), with translation MVHLGPKKPPARKGSMADVPRSMLEQINHFEKMFAVSGEKLKEIRDVFVSELQKGLNTEANIPMIPGWVMEYPTGQETGDFLAIDLGGTNLRVVLVQLLGNHKFDTTQSKYKIPEHLRTCSNGEELWEFIASSMKAFLDDQFPEGVKQTLPLGFTFSFPASQSRINEGILQRWTKGYDIPNVEGHDVVVMLQKAIEKLHIPIEVVALINDTTGTLVASLYTDAETKMGVIFGTGVNGAYYDVCSGIKKLDGKLPAGLEADTPMAINCEYGSFDNEHVVLPRNKYDIIIDEESPRPGQQSFEKMTSGYYLGELLRLVLMDLYEQGLIFQNTDVSKLKKPFIMDTSYPARIEDDPFENLSETDILLKNDLNLDTTLQERKLIRKLSEFIGTRSARLSVCGIAAVCQKRGYESAHIAADGSVYKKYPNFKERATAALRDLYDWKMEPSEYPIVIVPAEDGSGAGAAIIAALTKKRLAAGKPVGLA, from the coding sequence ATGGTTCACTTAGGTCCAAAAAAGCCTCCTGCCAGAAAAGGCTCCATGGCTGATGTTCCAAGAAGCATGTTGGAACAAATCAATCACTTCGAAAAGATGTTTGCAGTAAGCGGAGAGAAGCTAAAAGAAATTAGAGACGTTTTTGTTTCTGAATTGCAAAAAGGTTTAAATACTGAAGCTAATATTCCCATGATCCCTGGGTGGGTTATGGAATATCCAACAGGTCAAGAAACCGGTGATTTCCTAGCTATTGATTTGGGTGGTACAAACTTGAGAGTTGTTTTAGTTCAGTTGTTAGGTAACCACAAGTTCGATACCACTCAATCTAAATATAAGATTCCTGAACATCTCAGAACATGTTCTAATGGAGAAGAACTATGGGAGTTTATTGCTTCAAGTATGAAAGCTTTCCTTGATGATCAATTCCCAGAAGGTGTCAAGCAAACCTTGCCATTAGGTTTCACTTTCTCCTTCCCGGCTTCGCAAAGTAGAATTAACGAGGGTATTTTGCAAAGATGGACAAAGGGTTACGATATTCCAAATGTTGAGGGGCATGACGTTGTTGTAATGTTACAAAAGGCAATTGAGAAATTGCATATTCCTATTGAGGTTGTCGCCTTGATTAATGATACCACAGGTACTTTAGTTGCCTCCCTATACACTGATGCTGAGACAAAGATGGGTGTTATTTTCGGTACTGGTGTCAATGGTGCCTACTACGATGTGTGCTCAGGTATTAAGAAGCTAGATGGCAAGCTACCAGCGGGCCTTGAAGCAGACACTCCAATGGCTATTAACTGTGAGTATGGTTCGTTCGATAACGAACACGTGGTTTTGCCAAGGAACAAGTACGATATTATAATTGACGAGGAATCACCAAGACCAGGTCAACAGTCTTTTGAGAAGATGACATCTGGGTACTATTTAGGTGAATTGTTGCGTTTAGTTTTAATGGATCTCTACGAGCAAGGTTTGATTTTCCAAAATACCGACGTTTCTAAGTTGAAGAAGCCATTTATCATGGATACGTCCTACCCAGCTCGTATTGAAGATGATCCATTTGAAAACTTGAGCGAAACCGACATTCTGTTGAAGAATGATTTAAACTTGGATACTACCTTGCAAGAGCGGAAATTGATCAGAAAACTATCTGAGTTTATTGGTACCAGATCTGCCAGATTGTCTGTTTGTGGTATTGCAGCTGTTTGCCAAAAGAGAGGTTACGAATCTGCTCATATCGCTGCTGACGGTTCTGTCTATAAGAAGTACCCTAACTTCAAGGAGAGAGCCACTGCTGCTCTAAGAGATCTATACGACTGGAAGATGGAACCATCCGAGTATCCAATTGTGATTGTTCCTGCAGAAGACGGTTCTGGCGCGGGTGCTGCTATTATTGCTGCTTTGACGAAGAAAAGATTAGCTGCTGGTAAACCTGTGGGACTAGCGTGA